Proteins found in one Chrysemys picta bellii isolate R12L10 unplaced genomic scaffold, ASM1138683v2 scaf1, whole genome shotgun sequence genomic segment:
- the LOC135977473 gene encoding myb/SANT-like DNA-binding domain-containing protein 2, which produces MESQDRKRAPAWTEREVRDLLAIWGDEAVIAELRSSKRNGKVLEKISKAMKDRGHNRDTQQCRVKIKELRQAYHKAKEANGRSGAEPQTCRYYAELHAILGGAATTTPTVCYDSLTGETHREDGSGNEKDEDGGTVGSSQQQGSGETGFPNSQDMFVTLDLEPVTPELTQDPQGTQETSAANVSPSQRLMNIRKRKRRTRDDMFTELQMSSHADRAQQNAWRQSMSETRKAQYEREERRRTRLLTVGYRTLLHT; this is translated from the exons atggagtcccaggatcgcaaaagagctccagcatggaccgaacgggaggtacgagatctgctcgccatatggggagatgaagcagtgatagctgaactccgtagcagtaaaagaaatggaaaagtattagaaaagatctccaaggccatgaaggaccgaggccataacagggacacacagcagtgccgcgtgaaaattaaggagctacggcaagcttaccacaaagccaaagaagcaaacggaaggtccggggcagagccgcaaacttgccgctactacgcggagctgcatgccattctagggggtgcagccaccactaccccaaccgtgtgctatgactctctcactggagaaacacacagggaagacggttcggggaacgagaaagatgaggatggaggtactgtaggtagctcacagcagcaaggaagcggagaaaccggtttccccaacagccaggatatgtttgtcaccctggacctggaaccagtaacccccgaactcacccaagaccctcagggcacacaggagacctctg ctgcaaatgtttctccttcgcagaggctcatgaacattagaaagagaaaacgtaggacgagggacgatatgttcacggagctgcagatgtcctcccacgctgatagagcacagcagaatgcgtggaggcagtcaatgtcggagacgagaaaagcccaatatgaacgagaggagaggcggcgg ACCAGACTCCTGACTGTTGGCTACCGCACCCTGCTTCACACTTAG